A single window of Streptomyces cathayae DNA harbors:
- a CDS encoding ATP-binding protein, whose translation MNQEIAAPGTSVHQFTVPLSATRRGARLARLLAIEQLRSWELPLDPARLIVAELAANAAVHGRVPGRSFRLSLTVAAHGVLRIEVTDARGESLPTHPDASSEPAESGYGLLLVEELADRWGVRGGPVPAKTVWAELDLAR comes from the coding sequence GTGAATCAGGAAATCGCCGCTCCGGGCACTTCGGTCCACCAGTTCACCGTGCCGCTCTCCGCCACCCGCCGGGGTGCTCGTCTCGCCCGCCTGCTTGCCATAGAGCAACTGCGCTCCTGGGAACTCCCGTTGGACCCGGCCCGGCTGATCGTCGCCGAACTCGCCGCGAACGCCGCCGTGCACGGCCGTGTCCCCGGCCGGAGCTTCCGTCTCTCCCTGACGGTCGCCGCGCACGGGGTGTTGCGCATTGAGGTCACCGACGCCCGGGGGGAGAGCCTGCCCACCCACCCGGATGCCTCCTCGGAACCCGCCGAGTCCGGCTACGGCCTGTTGCTGGTCGAGGAACTGGCCGACCGTTGGGGCGTACGCGGTGGTCCGGTGCCGGCCAAGACGGTGTGGG
- a CDS encoding helix-turn-helix domain-containing protein, with translation MNEWEAGQDDEEAGAVMRTVVRQLKLWRESAGLTQAEFGTAIGYGEELVSSVERGRRIPRPEYLDAADEVLGASGKIAALKQDVAEVRYPKKVRDVKRLEEEAVEICSYNNSVIDGLLQTEEYSRAVFNSRRPPFTEEELEQQVTARAARQEIVEGAAALPVFSFVQCESTLRRPYGGTMVMRKQLEQLLRLGGLRNVDIQVMPLGREGNAGVDGPFRVLRLKDGTTVGYNEVQLTSRAIVDPKLVQVLEIRYGIIRAQALDPEESLAFIEKMLGEP, from the coding sequence ATGAACGAGTGGGAAGCGGGACAGGACGACGAAGAGGCCGGGGCCGTGATGCGGACGGTCGTACGGCAGTTGAAGCTGTGGCGGGAGTCGGCCGGCCTCACCCAGGCGGAGTTCGGGACGGCCATCGGGTACGGAGAGGAACTGGTCTCCTCGGTGGAGCGAGGGCGACGGATCCCCCGACCGGAGTACTTGGACGCGGCGGACGAGGTGCTGGGAGCGAGCGGGAAGATCGCGGCGCTCAAGCAGGATGTGGCGGAGGTCCGGTACCCCAAGAAGGTGCGGGATGTGAAGCGCTTGGAGGAGGAAGCCGTCGAGATCTGCTCGTACAACAACTCGGTCATCGACGGGTTGTTGCAGACCGAGGAGTACTCACGGGCCGTATTCAACTCCCGGCGTCCCCCGTTCACGGAGGAGGAGTTGGAGCAGCAGGTGACCGCGCGGGCGGCACGCCAGGAGATCGTAGAGGGCGCCGCCGCGTTGCCGGTCTTCAGCTTCGTCCAGTGCGAGTCGACTTTACGGCGCCCCTATGGGGGCACAATGGTGATGCGCAAGCAACTCGAACAACTGTTGCGGTTGGGCGGGTTGCGGAACGTTGACATCCAGGTCATGCCTCTTGGGCGTGAGGGAAACGCCGGGGTCGACGGCCCGTTCCGAGTGCTCAGACTCAAGGACGGCACCACCGTGGGATACAACGAAGTGCAGCTCACCAGCCGTGCGATCGTCGACCCGAAACTCGTTCAGGTCCTTGAGATCCGCTATGGGATCATCCGAGCCCAGGCCCTCGACCCCGAAGAGTCCCTGGCCTTCATCGAGAAAATGCTGGGAGAGCCATGA
- a CDS encoding DUF397 domain-containing protein: MSFKPNSGDGTVPEWIKSSYSGADTPSCVEVAATPETILVRDSKNPNGPRLTLAPTTWATFLPYASDASEG, encoded by the coding sequence ATGAGCTTCAAGCCCAACTCCGGGGACGGGACAGTGCCCGAGTGGATAAAGAGCAGCTACAGCGGTGCAGACACCCCCTCCTGCGTCGAAGTCGCCGCCACCCCCGAGACCATCCTCGTCCGCGACTCCAAGAACCCGAACGGCCCCCGCCTCACCCTCGCCCCCACCACCTGGGCGACCTTCCTGCCGTACGCCTCGGATGCCTCGGAGGGCTGA